AGCGACCTCGTCGTCAAGGACGACAAGGTTTATATGAGAACCACAAGAGGTCTCAAGGTCGTCGACGTGATCTACAGACGGATCGACGACGCATTTCTCGATCCTCTCGTCTTTAACAAAGAATCGCTGTTAGGCGTTCCCGGAATTTTCGAGGCGTATAAAAAAGGAAACGTCGCTCTTGTGAACGCTCCCGGTGCGGGTGTTGCGGACGATAAGGTTCTTTATACGTTCGTTCCCGCGATGATCAAATACTATCTCGGAGAGGAAGCGATCATTCCGAACGTTCCCACTTATCTTTGTTCGAACGATAAGGATCGGGAATACGTGAAGGAGAATATCGCGAATCTCGTCGTAAAGGCGGCCAACGGAGCGGGCGGTTACGGAATGCTCATCGGTTCCCGTTCAAGCAAAAAGGAACAAAAGGAATTCTGCGAACTCATCGATAAAAGCCCGAGAAACTACATCGCACAACCGGTCCTGAGTTTATCCAGAGTGCCCACTCTGATCGAAGATAAACTCGAAGGAAGGCACGTGGATCTCAGACCGTTCATTCTCTACGGTGAAGACATCTATGTGATGCCCGGCGGTTTGACGCGCGTCGCCTTAAGAAAAGGATCTCTTGTCGTGAATTCTTCCCAAGGCGGCGGTTCGAAAGACACTTGGGTGATGGGCGAAGGCTAAAACATAAAAACACACATTAGAACGAAAGAGGTTGCTATGCTGAGCAGAGTGGCTGAGTCCGTGTACTGGATGAATCGGTATATGGAGAGGGCGGAGAATTATTCCCGGTTCATCGACGTAAATTTTCAATTATCCCTGGATTTGAACGAGGACGTAAACCGCCAATGGATGCCTCTCGTTTATACGACCGGCGATAACGAATTGTTTCAGAAAAAGTTTTCGGACGCTTCGAAGGAGAACGTGATTCACTTTATGACGTTCGATACGGAGAATCCGAATTCGATTCTGAATTGTCTGATCCGCTGCCGGGAAAACGCGCGCACCATCCGTGAGAATATCTCCACTCCTATGTGGGAAGTGATCAACGAATTCTATCTAAACTTCAAAGCGAAACGGCATTTCACCGATACGGATCTGACCGCGCTGAGCGAGTTCTTTAAGTCGATCCGAAATCAATGTCTTCTGTTTTACGGATGTCAAGAGGCGACGATTTCCCAGGACGAGGTTTGGTATTTCGCGCAGCTCGGACGTTATCTGGAAAGAGCGGATAAAACCGCGAGAATTCTCGACATGAAATATTTCATCCTTCTTCCTTCGCACGACGTTGGTTCGAATTTGGATTTGCTCCAATGGTTGTCCCTTTTGAAATCCACGAGCGCGCACGAGATGTTCAACCGGATCTACCAAAAGATCACTCCGAAGAACATCGCGGAGTTTCTGATTCTAGATAGACAATTTCCGAGGGCGGTTCGTTTTTCTCTTCGTAAAATATTCGAAAGTTTGAAACTACTCAGCGGAACCGATCCGGACGAATATTCCTGCGAAGCGGAAAAACGAGTGGGGGTTTTGTTATCCGAACTCAGTTACACGTCCGTGGACGAGATTTTCAGTTCGGGAATGCACGAATATCTGGACAAACTTCAGCTTCAGATCAACGGGATTCACGATCGGATCGACGAACGTTATTTTCGATTTTAGAATTCGGATTTTTTAATACGAAACAGCTTTTAGGCGGAAAATTTTTTTATGTCCATTCGAGTCGCTCTCACTCACGAAACCGTTTATCGTTACGATCGAAGCGTTTCGCTTTCCCCCCACGTCATTCGTCTTCGTCCGGCTCCTCATTGTAAAACGAATATCGTTTCGTATTCCCTGAAGGTGGAGCCGAACAATCAATTTCTCAATTGGCAACAGGACCCTTTCGGAAACTTTCAGGCCCGTTTGGTTTTTCCGGAAAAAACGGATCGTCTGAGCGTCCTCGTAGATCTCGTCGCGGATATGAAGGTCATCAATCCGTTCGACTTCTTCGTCGAATCCTATGCTGAGAATTTTCCGTTTGAATATGAGGAAATTCTAAAATACGAATTGGCTCCCTATAGTGTTCCTTCCGAAAAAGGAACCTTATTGAA
The Leptospira yasudae DNA segment above includes these coding regions:
- a CDS encoding alpha-E domain-containing protein — protein: MLSRVAESVYWMNRYMERAENYSRFIDVNFQLSLDLNEDVNRQWMPLVYTTGDNELFQKKFSDASKENVIHFMTFDTENPNSILNCLIRCRENARTIRENISTPMWEVINEFYLNFKAKRHFTDTDLTALSEFFKSIRNQCLLFYGCQEATISQDEVWYFAQLGRYLERADKTARILDMKYFILLPSHDVGSNLDLLQWLSLLKSTSAHEMFNRIYQKITPKNIAEFLILDRQFPRAVRFSLRKIFESLKLLSGTDPDEYSCEAEKRVGVLLSELSYTSVDEIFSSGMHEYLDKLQLQINGIHDRIDERYFRF